Proteins encoded within one genomic window of Egicoccus sp. AB-alg2:
- a CDS encoding DUF5615 family PIN-like protein — protein sequence MRVGRPGAGRVELDENLPNDLATALRRDGRDVHTVVVKRLAGESDPVVMAAATDEGRILLTLDRGIGDLRRYPPGSHAGIVVGGPSGHGPDRTKNPTCQRTPTKRVAA from the coding sequence GTGCGAGTAGGCAGGCCAGGGGCGGGGAGGGTCGAACTCGACGAGAACCTGCCGAACGATCTGGCGACGGCGCTACGTCGCGACGGCCGTGACGTGCACACGGTCGTCGTGAAGCGACTCGCCGGCGAGAGTGACCCGGTGGTCATGGCGGCGGCAACGGATGAGGGCAGGATCCTGCTCACGCTCGACCGCGGAATCGGTGACCTGCGGCGCTACCCACCGGGCAGCCATGCCGGGATCGTCGTCGGCGGGCCGTCTGGACACGGTCCGGACCGCACGAAGAACCCAACCTGTCAACGCACTCCGACCAAGAGGGTGGCGGCATGA
- a CDS encoding VOC family protein, whose amino-acid sequence MTLQRMDNVGIVVESLDTAIAFFLELGLELEGRGMVEGEWAGRVTGLGDQRVEIAMMRTPDGHGRLELSRFVEPDVIADHRDAPVNALGYLRVMFAVDDIDDTLARLRELGAQLVGEVVQYEDAYRLCYIRGPEGILIGLAEEIG is encoded by the coding sequence ATGACGCTGCAACGGATGGACAACGTCGGCATCGTGGTGGAATCCCTCGATACCGCCATCGCCTTCTTCCTCGAACTCGGCCTCGAGCTCGAGGGACGAGGCATGGTGGAAGGGGAATGGGCAGGGCGCGTCACCGGGCTGGGTGACCAGCGAGTCGAGATCGCGATGATGCGTACACCGGACGGCCACGGACGGCTCGAGCTATCCCGCTTCGTCGAACCGGATGTGATCGCCGATCACCGTGACGCTCCTGTCAACGCCCTCGGCTACCTCCGCGTCATGTTCGCCGTTGACGACATCGATGACACGCTCGCCCGGCTTCGCGAGCTCGGCGCGCAACTCGTCGGCGAGGTGGTGCAGTATGAGGACGCGTACCGCCTCTGCTACATCCGAGGCCCGGAGGGGATACTGATCGGGCTGGCCGAGGAAATCGGTTAG
- a CDS encoding bifunctional nuclease domain-containing protein — MDDASLVRRAREGRPEAFAVLFERYETRLQAVAGAMLGDRELARDVVQDTALVALAGLDRLRDPDLVGAWLSGICRNLCRRRLRSRVRSEWSWTALQGGRIPLDQPDPHATPEDDAVRAEAAEAVRRAVAELPAGQRDAVKLFYLDDRSYREVGEMLGLDVNAVKARLHRARRRLRPRVRPEAAAASPLPVRPSGVRQPAGALPTRTPTPEEHMTTTDTPTPVELEIDEVRRRTIDGQEQYVVVLQAATGERLPIWIGPSESIALALRLTGTPTPRPLTYETMASLLAAVDGRITEIFITKVENGVFYADAVVEGAGGSARVDLRPSDALNLALVTGSPIRASAAALTEGLKTERAHVTRLEDFPDDAASIVADLRRQWEVQLGHFSEPEAE, encoded by the coding sequence GTGGACGACGCGTCGCTCGTGCGTCGGGCCCGAGAGGGCCGGCCGGAGGCGTTCGCGGTGCTGTTCGAGCGGTACGAGACGCGATTGCAGGCGGTGGCCGGCGCGATGCTCGGCGACCGAGAGTTGGCCCGGGATGTCGTGCAGGACACTGCGCTCGTCGCGTTGGCTGGCCTCGATCGGCTCCGCGACCCCGACCTCGTCGGGGCGTGGCTGAGTGGGATCTGCCGCAACCTGTGCCGGCGGCGGCTGCGCTCGCGCGTGCGATCGGAGTGGTCGTGGACTGCCCTGCAGGGCGGTCGGATCCCGCTCGACCAGCCCGATCCTCACGCCACCCCTGAAGACGACGCCGTCCGTGCCGAGGCAGCCGAGGCCGTTCGGCGAGCGGTCGCCGAGCTACCCGCGGGCCAACGTGACGCGGTGAAGCTGTTCTACCTCGATGACCGCAGCTACCGCGAGGTGGGCGAGATGCTCGGTCTTGACGTGAATGCGGTCAAGGCTCGGCTCCATCGGGCACGAAGGCGCCTGCGGCCGCGCGTCCGTCCGGAGGCGGCGGCCGCCAGCCCGCTGCCGGTTCGTCCTTCAGGCGTGCGGCAGCCCGCGGGAGCCCTACCGACCCGCACACCGACACCGGAGGAACACATGACGACGACGGACACCCCCACCCCGGTCGAGCTCGAGATCGATGAGGTGCGGCGACGAACGATCGACGGGCAGGAGCAGTACGTCGTCGTGCTGCAGGCGGCGACGGGTGAGCGGCTGCCGATCTGGATCGGCCCCTCGGAGTCGATCGCCTTGGCGCTGCGACTCACTGGCACACCCACCCCGCGGCCGCTGACCTACGAGACGATGGCGAGCCTGCTCGCCGCGGTCGACGGTCGAATCACCGAGATCTTCATCACCAAGGTGGAGAACGGCGTTTTCTACGCCGACGCCGTGGTCGAGGGCGCTGGTGGCAGCGCGCGGGTCGACCTCCGCCCCAGCGACGCGCTGAACCTCGCTCTCGTCACCGGGTCGCCGATCCGCGCCTCCGCCGCCGCGCTCACAGAGGGGCTGAAGACCGAACGGGCTCATGTCACCAGGCTCGAGGACTTTCCCGACGACGCCGCGTCGATCGTGGCGGATCTTCGTCGACAGTGGGAGGTGCAGCTCGGGCACTTCTCGGAACCCGAGGCGGAGTAG
- a CDS encoding SRPBCC domain-containing protein, whose protein sequence is MVTNLEPIVHEYALRCDPESAFVIYTTRIGDWWDPRYSENAETFESVTIEPWVGGRIYAEHADLGQHDWGEVTLWQPERRVVHTFTLAQDPSHPSEVAAKFEPGENGPGCVFRFEHGGWNETNAATREKFGDWPVMLDRFAALVEART, encoded by the coding sequence ATGGTGACGAATCTGGAGCCCATCGTTCACGAGTACGCGCTCCGTTGCGATCCGGAGAGCGCTTTCGTGATCTACACGACCCGGATCGGGGACTGGTGGGATCCCCGTTATTCGGAGAACGCTGAGACGTTCGAATCGGTGACCATCGAGCCGTGGGTCGGTGGGCGAATCTATGCCGAACACGCGGATCTCGGGCAGCACGACTGGGGTGAGGTGACGCTCTGGCAGCCGGAACGTCGGGTCGTTCACACCTTCACGCTCGCCCAGGACCCCAGCCACCCCAGCGAGGTCGCCGCGAAGTTCGAACCAGGCGAGAATGGCCCTGGCTGCGTCTTCCGGTTCGAGCACGGGGGATGGAACGAGACCAACGCGGCCACACGCGAGAAGTTCGGTGACTGGCCGGTCATGCTCGACCGCTTCG